A section of the Chlorocebus sabaeus isolate Y175 chromosome 13, mChlSab1.0.hap1, whole genome shotgun sequence genome encodes:
- the AIG1 gene encoding androgen-induced gene 1 protein isoform X11, with the protein MALVPCQVLRVAILLSYCSILCNYKAIEMPSHQTYGGSWKFLTFIDL; encoded by the exons ATGGCGCTTGTCCCCTGCCAGGTGCTGCGGGTGGCAATCCTGCTGTCCTACTGCTCTATCCTGTGTAACTACAAGGCCATCGAAATGCCCTCGCACCAGACCTACGGAGGGAGCTGGAAATTCCTGACGTTTATTGATCTG TGA